From the Pseudomonadota bacterium genome, the window CTTTTGAATTCCTTGATAGTCATGATCATAGAGGCGTATAGTTATCCGTTTATCCTTGATTAAAGTCTTTTTCGCTGTTGCCTGTATCGTTTCAATCTCCTTTTTTGACGGAGTGGAAAGTTTTATCTCCCCTTTTTCATAGGTATCAATAATAGCTTTTTCTTCCTTGTCATATTTCATGTCTTGTTAACCTTACTGTTCCTGCTTATATGCCCTGGTTGCCTTGCGGATGGGGATAATCGTTTTCAGGAAAACATAGTCTTTTTCAACAACATGAGGAACGAGATAGATGTATTCCTCTACAATGACGAAGTATATCTTTTGTCCGGGGTAGTTTTCCTGATCGGGATAATCGGCAAGTTTCCACACATCGCCTCGTGCCAGATGAAAAACTATCTTCTCGAAAGATATTTTCCTTTCGGCTTTCAAAAAATACAAGCATCAAGGATGGAAAGCACCATGTCGAGCACTTCATCTGATGCTCTTCCAATAAACTTGATCTTACGTGCTTGGTAATCTACGGATTTCACCTGCTCAACCATGACAAAACCGGTTATATGTGGGTCGTTTGCTACGGCTACATGAAAAGGGTATTTACGGTCTGTTGTGGTTAGGGGGCACACCATTGCAAGACCTGTTTGCTCGTTGAACAGGGTATTACTTACAACCAATGCAGGACGGCGACCTTTCTGTTCATGACCGGACTGCGGATCGAAGGTAACAGCGACAAAATCTCCCTTTTTTGGAACGTAGGGTTTCATTTACCAAACTTCCTTACCAAGTGGCTTACCCCAATCCGTTTCTTCGGGGTTGTAGTTTTCAGGTATGTGTGACACCAATTCTTGCAGACTCACTTTTCCACGGATACGTCTCGTTGGGGCTATAACAATCATACCGTCTCTCGCGGCTACATCAACATCGTCTCCGACAGAAATACATGCGTCCTTAAGAACCTGTTTCGCAAGGCGCAATCCCTGGCTGTTTCCCCATTTCTGAATTCTTGTGATCATAATTTGTACCTCCTGTGGCTACCCAAAGTATAGCCCACAAGAAAATCCATGTCAACTCAGATTAGGGCCGAACGTGGAGTTGAGCCTGAGCCCGTTTTGCGGGCGATTGGCTCCAACGGCTGGCTTGCTTCATTTGTAAACATCTTTTCTATGTCCAACCTTCACCAACCAGACTGTAAGCTCCTTGTCCTGAATCGAATATACAATTCTGTAACGACCTTGACGAACACGGTATCTTTCCTGACCGGTCAACTTTTCACAGCCTGAAGGTCGAGGATCTTTTGCCAACATCTCTATACGATGTAAAATTTTCTCAATGTCTTTCTTGGGAATTGTTATGAAGTCTTTCTCAACTGATTCCCTGAAGTAGATGTTATATACGACCATCTCGTCTCAATCTTTTTACCATTTCGTCATAGGCGATCAGAGGTTCTCCGACTCTTTCCTCGAATGCCGCAATATCTTCAAAATCTTCTGTAAGGGCTTCTTTGACAGCATTATTCACAAGCTCAGATACTGAACATGATGTTTCAACTGCCTTCAGCCGTAACGCCTTATGCAGTTCGGGGTCCAAATATACTGTGGCTCTTTTAGCCTGCATAGCCATAACGTCACCTCCTCATGTAACTATGTTACTATAGTACCATAACGTCACCATGTCAAGATCGCCAGATTTGTTCTTTTAAAGCGAACACAAGGGTCAGCGAGCCACGGTTTTTAAGGATTCGCAGCACTGCTTCGTTGGAACGCTTCTATGTCTTTTGTCTTTATCGCTCGGCTTTGCCATATTTTTGTTTTATTATATCTTCTATTCTGTTTTTTGTCTTTATTCTTCACTCAACTTTCAATCCAAATGATTCCCTGCAGCAAGCTGCAGGGTTACTACTTTCCCTTGCCCCTCCGGGGGAGAGGGCGGGGTGAGGTGGATATGAGCCTCTTTCCAGTGATACCTCGCAGCTTGCTGCGGAGAGGTTCATTAAAAGGAAAACCCACCATTTTCAAGAACTATTTTTTGCCTTTCTGCACTATATAAAATACAATTTAAAATAGGTTTCAATGTTTACATTCATATTGAATGTAAAATATGCTTAATTGTCCAAACCAAAGCCTGTATTGGCTTTACATAGATTTTATTCTTTGCTTTCACTGTGAAAGCAAATGCTACAAACACAGTGTCTAAAAAGTCTCATTATTGAAGATTTTTAACTGTTTATTTTACTTCCCGCCATCTGATTAATTGAAATATTGAAGTACATCACCACCCCTTTTTTCAAAAGTTTTTTTGTTTTTGACTCCTGAGAAGTAACTCACTTTTAAGCAAATCTTCACAAAATGCTGTATCTAACATGCAGTAAATACTACATAAAATATTTGTGCCAGCCGTCATTATTTCAGAAAAGGCACTTACTTCTCAGGGATCATTTTTTAAGGATGTCCCCTAAGTTCCCCCCAGACAATAAATAAGCCGTTAGTGATTCACTCTACTGTTATGACTGTTAGTGGAAGAAATATCCCGTCAGATGTCCTATAACCATCGTTTTGCGGTAAGCCGTACGCCCCTCCTTTGATTGTAAAATGTGATGCATTTGTATTCAGATCTACCAACTCAGCATTTACTATTTCGCCTGTATCTGTAATATTGAATTTGATTTCACCCTTTGCGCCGTATAAATTGAATGCGTATCGATTATTCCCCAGAGGTAAACCTAACTGTTTAACATTTTCTTTGAAAGCAGGAGTTTGATCGGCGGGGATTTGCCATTTAGAGTCCAAAACATTTCCGTTGAGGTACTCAACTTTTGGAGTAAACATGGCCACGTGGGACAAGACCTTTGGTTTCGGCGGATTAGAAGGAGAAGTATCTACTGTTACAGGGTAGGTTATGACTATGAATCCTTTTTTACTTTTGAGTTTGGCGTCGCGTGAGAACGAAAGATCAGTTGTTATCTTGAGGACACCACTTTCATTATATATGCATACCAGATTATATACTTCTTTTAACGGGTCAAAAAGGTTGGGTCTAAATCGGCCCATATTGACTGTTAGTGGAGCGTGAAAAATCCTGTCGTCGGTTTTTGGCTGGTTGATAGGGTAAAACGTCTGAGCAACTGCTTGGTCAGCAGAAGAGATCAACAACAACACAAACACCAATAATAATCCTCTTTTGTAGATTGATCCATGTTTAGTCAGCTTCATGATTTTTCTCCTTCATTCTATTTTGAAGTCCAACACAGAATTCAGCGCGACGCTTTGCGGATGCGCTGGAATGTCTTGATTATGTGTCTAATATCTTTAATCCCAGGAATTTTACCATCGGATCGAAGTCCTTGTCTTCATGCAACAGAGGTAGGTGGTAGTGGATACAAAAAGTTCCAATCATGACGTCTATGGTCTTCCTCACGGTAACACCTTTTTTTCTTAGAAGCCTGTAGTTTATCGCACTTTCCAACGCTAACATCTGTCCACCCATTGTAATAAATGGAAGTGACAAGAGGAGATCCCTTGCAACCATGAAATCCCCATCGTTTTGAAAACCTTGAAGAACTTCGGTCAGGATCAGATCGCCCATAACGATAGCAACACTTCCAAGTGAAGCATCCAACCAATCCGTCTTCCCCGTTTTCTTGCCATTAAAGTAATCAATCCAGACGGACGAATCAACGAGAATCATTTATCTAAGCGCATCTCGTCAAGATTGCCAGTCCATTTAAGTTTTCCCCGAAACTCTTTTATTTTCTCCTGACCTTTCATTTTTACCAACAATTTCA encodes:
- a CDS encoding toxin, with the protein product MKAERKISFEKIVFHLARGDVWKLADYPDQENYPGQKIYFVIVEEYIYLVPHVVEKDYVFLKTIIPIRKATRAYKQEQ
- a CDS encoding type II toxin-antitoxin system PemK/MazF family toxin, with amino-acid sequence MKPYVPKKGDFVAVTFDPQSGHEQKGRRPALVVSNTLFNEQTGLAMVCPLTTTDRKYPFHVAVANDPHITGFVMVEQVKSVDYQARKIKFIGRASDEVLDMVLSILDACIF
- a CDS encoding transcriptional regulator/antitoxin, MazE, with product MITRIQKWGNSQGLRLAKQVLKDACISVGDDVDVAARDGMIVIAPTRRIRGKVSLQELVSHIPENYNPEETDWGKPLGKEVW
- a CDS encoding type II toxin-antitoxin system RelE/ParE family toxin; amino-acid sequence: MVVYNIYFRESVEKDFITIPKKDIEKILHRIEMLAKDPRPSGCEKLTGQERYRVRQGRYRIVYSIQDKELTVWLVKVGHRKDVYK
- a CDS encoding CopG family transcriptional regulator, translated to MAMQAKRATVYLDPELHKALRLKAVETSCSVSELVNNAVKEALTEDFEDIAAFEERVGEPLIAYDEMVKRLRRDGRI
- a CDS encoding PIN domain nuclease, which produces MILVDSSVWIDYFNGKKTGKTDWLDASLGSVAIVMGDLILTEVLQGFQNDGDFMVARDLLLSLPFITMGGQMLALESAINYRLLRKKGVTVRKTIDVMIGTFCIHYHLPLLHEDKDFDPMVKFLGLKILDT
- a CDS encoding type II toxin-antitoxin system VapB family antitoxin, with product MRTNVVVDDKLMESALKTSGLKTKKDAIEEGLKLLVKMKGQEKIKEFRGKLKWTGNLDEMRLDK